A section of the Pristiophorus japonicus isolate sPriJap1 chromosome 4, sPriJap1.hap1, whole genome shotgun sequence genome encodes:
- the LOC139262708 gene encoding probable G-protein coupled receptor 139 has protein sequence MKTEAIENASKLQNLMELRSFLGFLNYFVNLVTIVILSRGKCGLTKCVTRYLVAMAASDLLVVIIDLILRHIPIIYVEQFGLLWDIPVCNIHAILLYAATDCSVWFTITFTFDRFVAICCPKLKTKYCTKKTAAVVLGTVTVLSCLKNISWYFKFFGYYWLQNEPWFCGATPDALESLVWAAIELLYYILTPGIPFVLILLFNAVTVRHILVASRARRRLQGDSAGESPRDPEMASRRKSIISLFVISGNFILLWTFFMVYFISYRISCMLYVVAEPPGYIRELGFMLQLLSCCTNTGVYALTQTKFRVQLKNMGKYLFTLIVKFIKR, from the coding sequence TTAActtagtgacgattgtgatcctgtctcggggaaagtgtggtctcaccaaatgtgtcactcgttacctggtggccatggcagcgtcgGATCTACTAGTTGTTATCAtcgacctgatattgaggcacatTCCCATTATTTATGTGGAACAGTTTGGTTTGCTGTGGGACATCCCCGTGTGCAATATCCAcgccatcctgctttacgcagccacagactgttctgtctggttcaccatcactttcacctttgatcgatttgtggccatttgttgcccaaagctgaaaacaaaatattgcacCAAGAAGACGGCGGCTGTGGTtttgggaacagtgactgtgctgagctgtttaaagaaCATCTCCTGGTATTTTAAGTTTTTTGGTTACTATTGGCTTCAGAACGAGCCCTGGTTTTGTGGTGCAACACCCGATGCTTTGGAATCACTGGTCTGGGCAGCAATCGAGCTCCTTTATTATATTCTCACCCCAGGGATCCCATTTGTTCTGATTCTGCTGTTCAATGCTGTCACCGTCAGACACATCttagtggccagcagagcccgcaggagactccaggGAGACAGCGCtggggagagtcccagagaccctgagatggcgagccgcaggaaatccatcatttcACTGTTTGTTATCTCGGGCAATTTCATACTGTTATGGACATTCTTTATGGTGTATTTTATAAGTTACCGGATATCGTGCATGCTTTATGTGGTTGCAGAACCACCTGGTTATATACGAGAACTGGGATTTATGCTGCAGCTCctcagttgctgcacaaacacgggtGTTTATGCCTTGACTCAGACTAAGTTCAGAGTGCAGCTGAAGAATATGGGGAAATATCTCTTTACTCTGATTGTGAAATTCATTAAAAGATGA